The Blattabacterium cuenoti genome includes a region encoding these proteins:
- a CDS encoding bifunctional 3-deoxy-7-phosphoheptulonate synthase/chorismate mutase type II translates to MEKLNNSIDRSWIDKLNKPLIISGPCSAESEQQILETANRLNPSYVQVFRAGIWKPRTKPNNFEGIGKKGLEWLRKVKKNTGFMVSTEIANAEHVKLAISFEIDVLWIGARSTASPFTIQEIAEALEGENNKIILVKNPIHPDIELWIGALERLFSKGIRKLGVIHRGFYTYKNSKYRNQPNWNFLLNFRRILPRIPIICDPSHICGNKEGIFDIAKKAYHFQYEGLMIESHCDPDHAWSDAQQQITPENLLKILKKLTDLKKCDQKSKRDLDSFRIFIDELDENIIALLAERMNISKKLGVLKKSSDVAIFQPERWKKIMEKSIHLGRSLGISEEFLEGFFKLLHQESIKIQNQIR, encoded by the coding sequence ATGGAAAAACTGAATAATAGTATAGACAGATCCTGGATTGATAAATTAAATAAACCTTTAATTATCTCTGGTCCTTGTAGTGCAGAAAGTGAACAACAAATATTAGAAACAGCCAATCGGTTAAATCCTTCCTATGTTCAAGTATTTCGGGCAGGAATATGGAAACCTAGGACAAAACCAAATAATTTTGAAGGTATTGGAAAAAAAGGACTTGAATGGCTTCGTAAAGTTAAAAAAAATACTGGATTCATGGTATCCACAGAAATAGCTAATGCAGAACACGTTAAACTAGCTATTTCTTTTGAAATAGATGTTCTTTGGATAGGTGCTAGAAGTACAGCTAGTCCTTTCACTATTCAAGAAATAGCGGAAGCTCTGGAAGGAGAAAATAATAAAATTATTTTGGTTAAAAATCCAATTCATCCTGATATAGAATTATGGATAGGAGCTTTGGAACGTTTGTTTAGTAAAGGAATTAGAAAATTGGGAGTGATACACCGTGGTTTCTATACCTACAAAAACTCTAAATATCGTAATCAACCTAATTGGAATTTTTTGTTAAATTTTAGGAGGATTCTTCCTAGAATACCCATTATATGTGATCCTTCACATATTTGCGGAAATAAAGAAGGAATTTTTGATATAGCAAAAAAAGCTTATCATTTTCAATATGAAGGATTAATGATAGAAAGTCATTGTGATCCTGATCATGCTTGGAGTGACGCTCAACAACAAATTACTCCTGAAAATCTTTTGAAAATATTAAAAAAATTAACAGATCTCAAAAAATGTGATCAAAAAAGTAAAAGAGATTTAGATTCTTTTAGAATTTTCATTGATGAACTAGATGAAAATATTATCGCGCTTTTAGCAGAAAGAATGAACATTTCAAAGAAATTAGGAGTTTTAAAAAAATCTTCAGATGTAGCTATATTTCAACCTGAAAGATGGAAAAAAATTATGGAAAAATCTATTCACTTAGGTAGAAGTTTAGGAATTTCTGAAGAATTCCTTGAAGGATTTTTTAAACTTTTGCACCAGGAATCTATTAAAATTCAAAATCAAATCAGGTAA
- a CDS encoding prephenate dehydrogenase has protein sequence MNIGIIGLGLIGGSIGLGLRKSNFGDKFIGTDSNEENALHAVKLGIVDEIIPLQDLIMQSSVIILSIPVDGIEKILPSILNKINADTVILDTGSTKYDICNRVFSHPKRSRFVATHPIAGIENSGPISAHYDLFYQKNCIICDSELSDPDAMFIAKKIYSLMKMRMIYITSKEHDLYIAYISHLPHVISFSLASTVLKKFKNEEKIFNNMMGSGLDSTTRLAKSKPETWLPIFISNRENLIKAIDFYIDHLEIFRNYLINKKFHKIDQYMKKANNIKDKKYV, from the coding sequence ATGAATATTGGAATTATAGGATTAGGGTTAATTGGTGGATCCATTGGTTTAGGATTACGAAAATCAAATTTTGGAGATAAATTTATAGGAACAGACTCGAATGAGGAAAATGCTTTACATGCTGTAAAACTTGGAATTGTAGACGAAATAATTCCTTTGCAGGATCTCATTATGCAATCTTCAGTAATTATTTTATCTATCCCAGTGGATGGAATAGAAAAAATTCTTCCAAGTATCCTTAATAAAATTAATGCAGATACAGTAATTTTAGATACTGGATCTACTAAATATGATATTTGTAATCGAGTTTTTTCTCATCCAAAAAGAAGTCGTTTTGTAGCTACGCATCCTATTGCAGGAATTGAAAATTCTGGACCAATTTCAGCTCATTATGATCTTTTTTATCAAAAAAATTGCATTATTTGTGACTCTGAACTGAGCGATCCAGATGCAATGTTTATTGCAAAAAAGATCTATTCTCTTATGAAAATGCGTATGATTTATATTACCTCTAAAGAACATGATTTATATATTGCTTATATATCTCATTTACCTCATGTAATATCCTTTTCTTTAGCTAGTACAGTTTTAAAAAAATTTAAGAATGAAGAAAAAATTTTTAATAATATGATGGGAAGTGGATTAGATTCAACCACTCGGTTAGCGAAAAGTAAGCCTGAAACGTGGTTACCTATTTTTATTTCTAATAGAGAGAATTTGATTAAAGCTATAGATTTTTACATTGATCATTTAGAAATATTTCGTAATTATTTAATAAATAAAAAATTTCATAAAATAGATCAATATATGAAAAAGGCGAATAATATAAAAGATAAAAAATATGTGTAA
- a CDS encoding pyridoxal phosphate-dependent aminotransferase, whose translation MIVASKKMNQVSEYFFSEKMKEINHFEKNGIKIINLGIGNPDLLPPKGVIDKMKKASELKHSNTYQSYIGIEELRNSISNWYEKTYQVNVDPKNEILPLMGSKEGIMHISMSYLDKGDQVLIPNPGYPTYSSISRLLEAEIIYYNLYEDRNWTPDINLLENNNHTKVKIMWINYPHMPTGATITFDKLEKIVLFAKRNRILLVHDNPYSFILNCERPLSIFNVKGAKDISLELNSLSKSYNMPGWRVGMIIGKKEFIKNILKVKSQMDSGMYYPIQIGAIEAMNHDSKWFEKLNKEYLQRRRIIWEICDYLNLEYQKKSSGIFVWARITGPEKNDRIWSDEFLRNHHIFITPGRVFGNNGKGYVRFSMCCPVKILEQAKNRIFS comes from the coding sequence ATGATTGTAGCATCAAAAAAAATGAATCAAGTATCGGAATACTTTTTTTCCGAAAAAATGAAGGAAATTAATCATTTTGAAAAAAATGGAATCAAAATCATTAATTTGGGAATTGGAAATCCTGATCTACTTCCTCCAAAAGGGGTTATAGATAAAATGAAAAAAGCGTCGGAACTCAAGCATTCGAATACTTATCAAAGTTATATTGGAATAGAAGAATTACGTAATTCCATTTCGAATTGGTATGAAAAAACATATCAAGTAAATGTAGATCCTAAAAATGAGATTTTGCCATTAATGGGTTCTAAGGAAGGAATTATGCATATAAGTATGTCTTATTTAGACAAAGGGGATCAGGTATTAATTCCAAATCCTGGATATCCTACTTATTCGTCTATATCAAGGCTTTTGGAAGCAGAAATTATTTATTATAATCTTTATGAGGATAGAAATTGGACTCCTGATATTAACTTGTTAGAAAATAACAATCACACTAAGGTAAAAATTATGTGGATAAATTATCCTCACATGCCTACGGGGGCAACAATTACTTTTGATAAGTTAGAAAAAATTGTTCTTTTTGCGAAAAGAAACCGCATTTTACTCGTTCATGATAACCCTTATAGCTTTATATTGAATTGTGAACGTCCTTTAAGTATCTTTAATGTCAAAGGAGCCAAAGATATATCCTTGGAATTAAATTCATTAAGTAAAAGTTACAATATGCCAGGATGGCGTGTTGGAATGATAATAGGAAAAAAAGAATTTATTAAGAATATACTAAAAGTAAAAAGTCAAATGGATTCTGGTATGTATTATCCCATTCAAATTGGGGCTATAGAAGCTATGAATCATGATTCAAAATGGTTTGAAAAACTTAATAAAGAATATCTTCAACGCAGAAGAATAATATGGGAAATATGTGATTATCTAAATTTAGAATATCAGAAAAAAAGTTCCGGAATATTTGTTTGGGCAAGAATAACCGGTCCAGAAAAAAATGATCGTATATGGTCTGACGAATTTCTTAGAAATCATCACATATTTATTACACCTGGTAGAGTGTTTGGAAATAATGGGAAAGGATATGTAAGGTTTTCTATGTGTTGTCCAGTAAAAATTTTGGAACAAGCAAAAAATAGAATTTTTTCATGA
- a CDS encoding prephenate dehydratase: protein MKKIAIQGVKGCFHHAAVSRYFEGSNYKLMECSSFRELAISVAKSNVDIGVMAIENTIAGTILTNYSLLSEYNLKIVGEVYMPIQHHLMAYPGQNIEDIKEIYSHPMAILQCELFIDAHPYIKISEYSDTAAAAKYISICKKKGLAAIASENAAKEYGLEIISRNIQTITSNFTRFFIIKNCCKQENDSFNKASLIFKILHTTGSLSQILSMISGIGINMTKIQSIPIIQRPWEYSFYVDIIFNNIKDYEKMKKSILKIPCLHKLSIMGEYKNGRIRS, encoded by the coding sequence ATGAAAAAAATAGCTATACAAGGGGTTAAAGGGTGTTTTCATCATGCTGCCGTTTCCAGATATTTTGAAGGATCTAATTACAAGTTGATGGAATGTTCTTCTTTCAGGGAACTAGCTATTTCCGTTGCTAAATCCAATGTAGATATTGGAGTTATGGCTATAGAAAATACCATAGCGGGGACAATATTGACTAATTACAGTCTTTTGTCTGAATATAATTTGAAAATAGTAGGAGAGGTGTATATGCCCATACAACATCATTTAATGGCTTATCCAGGGCAAAATATAGAAGATATTAAAGAAATTTATTCTCATCCTATGGCTATTTTGCAATGTGAATTATTTATCGATGCACATCCTTATATCAAAATATCCGAATACTCAGATACAGCTGCTGCCGCTAAATATATTTCTATATGCAAAAAAAAAGGTTTAGCAGCCATAGCGTCTGAGAATGCAGCTAAAGAATATGGGTTAGAAATTATTTCCAGGAATATACAAACTATTACAAGTAATTTTACTAGATTTTTTATCATTAAAAATTGTTGTAAACAAGAAAATGATTCCTTTAATAAAGCTTCACTAATATTCAAAATATTGCATACTACTGGAAGTTTATCTCAGATTTTGAGTATGATATCCGGTATTGGAATCAATATGACTAAAATACAATCTATTCCTATAATACAAAGACCTTGGGAGTATTCCTTTTATGTGGATATTATATTCAATAATATAAAAGATTATGAAAAAATGAAAAAAAGCATCCTAAAAATTCCCTGTCTTCATAAATTGTCTATTATGGGAGAATATAAAAATGGTAGAATTAGATCCTAA
- a CDS encoding Nramp family divalent metal transporter has product MPKKKSSTGWRNENKHPSLSEVFSSVSVPKKKGMWRKLFAFTGPGLLIAVGYMDPGNWATDIAGGAKFGYMLLSVIFISNFLAIILQHLALKLGIVCERDLAQACRDHYPPFISFILWILCEIAISACDLAEIIGSVLALKLLFGIPITWGVLITAIDILIILFFQYKGFRYIESVVAALIFTILVCFSFEIISSKPEIFSILKGIIPNPEIIKNSQSFYISIGILGATVMPHNLYLHSSIIQTRDYPRTIEGKKMAIKYATIDSTLSLSLAFFINAAILIISAATFHKDGYTEVADIMHAHKLLTPILGSSLAGVFFALALLASGQNSTLTGTLAGQIVMEGFLNIRLKPWIRRLITRLIAIVPAMIASIVYGEKGTGELLIISQIILSVQLSFAIVPLVSFTGDSKKMGPFVNGPILKISAWLITVIVIFLNLFLLYDIFL; this is encoded by the coding sequence ATGCCAAAAAAAAAATCTTCTACAGGATGGAGGAATGAAAACAAGCACCCTTCCCTTTCTGAAGTTTTTTCTTCCGTTTCTGTTCCTAAAAAAAAAGGAATGTGGAGAAAACTTTTTGCTTTTACTGGTCCAGGACTATTGATCGCTGTCGGGTATATGGACCCCGGAAATTGGGCAACAGATATTGCTGGAGGGGCGAAATTTGGTTATATGCTTTTATCAGTTATTTTTATATCCAATTTTTTAGCCATTATTTTGCAACATTTGGCTTTAAAATTAGGAATTGTTTGTGAGAGAGATTTGGCACAAGCTTGTAGGGATCATTATCCACCCTTTATTAGTTTTATATTATGGATTTTATGTGAAATAGCCATTTCTGCTTGTGATTTAGCAGAAATAATTGGTTCTGTGTTAGCCTTAAAACTACTTTTTGGAATTCCCATAACATGGGGAGTATTGATTACAGCTATCGATATTTTAATCATTTTGTTTTTTCAATATAAAGGGTTTAGATATATTGAAAGCGTGGTTGCAGCCTTAATATTTACAATTTTAGTTTGTTTTAGTTTTGAAATTATTAGCTCAAAACCGGAAATTTTTTCCATATTAAAAGGCATTATTCCTAATCCAGAAATAATAAAAAACTCACAATCTTTTTATATATCTATCGGAATATTAGGAGCTACCGTAATGCCACACAATCTTTATCTACACTCAAGTATCATACAAACTAGAGATTATCCACGTACTATTGAAGGGAAAAAAATGGCTATAAAATATGCAACCATAGATAGTACCTTATCTTTATCTCTAGCTTTTTTTATCAATGCGGCTATACTAATTATATCTGCAGCCACTTTTCACAAAGATGGATATACAGAAGTTGCAGATATTATGCATGCACACAAACTTTTAACTCCTATACTCGGATCTAGCCTTGCTGGAGTTTTTTTTGCATTAGCTTTACTGGCATCAGGACAGAATTCCACACTAACTGGAACTTTAGCTGGACAAATAGTCATGGAAGGATTTCTGAATATCAGATTAAAACCTTGGATCAGAAGATTAATCACAAGACTGATAGCTATTGTTCCAGCTATGATCGCTTCTATTGTTTATGGAGAAAAAGGAACAGGTGAATTATTAATAATTAGTCAAATAATTTTATCAGTACAATTAAGTTTCGCTATTGTTCCATTAGTTTCTTTCACAGGAGATTCTAAAAAAATGGGCCCATTTGTCAATGGACCAATTTTAAAAATATCAGCTTGGTTGATTACTGTCATAGTGATATTCCTAAATTTATTTTTATTATATGATATTTTCCTTTAG
- the rplI gene encoding 50S ribosomal protein L9, translating into MKILLKKDVENLGFQYDELDVKPGYARNYLIPKGYAVLALPGIIKNTREILKQRSKKENFLIEKSKQIENKLRKLTIKIPAKVGKGGKLFGSINNQELMKILNKEGISIDKKFIRIPGNKVIKTIGKHQANIRLHQQREFTLNFEVLAS; encoded by the coding sequence ATGAAAATTCTTTTAAAAAAAGATGTAGAAAATTTGGGGTTTCAATATGATGAATTAGATGTTAAACCTGGTTATGCTAGAAATTATTTAATTCCTAAGGGGTATGCGGTTTTAGCATTACCTGGAATAATAAAAAATACTCGTGAAATATTGAAGCAACGCTCCAAAAAAGAAAATTTTCTAATTGAAAAGTCAAAACAAATAGAAAATAAGTTAAGAAAATTAACTATTAAAATCCCAGCTAAAGTGGGAAAAGGAGGAAAACTTTTCGGTTCTATTAATAATCAAGAACTCATGAAAATTTTGAATAAAGAAGGAATTTCAATAGATAAAAAATTTATTAGAATTCCTGGAAATAAAGTCATTAAAACAATAGGAAAACATCAGGCAAATATACGATTGCATCAACAACGCGAGTTTACGTTAAATTTTGAAGTATTAGCATCTTAA
- the rpsR gene encoding 30S ribosomal protein S18 gives MILEETHQNTKQQDSDLRYLSPIKIETKVEKKYCYFKQRNIKYIDYKDPTFLIKFLNAQGKILPRRITGTLQKNQNKLNAAIKRCRQIGLLPFVTDDLR, from the coding sequence ATGATATTAGAGGAAACACATCAAAATACAAAACAACAAGATAGTGATTTAAGATACTTATCTCCTATTAAAATAGAAACAAAAGTAGAAAAAAAATATTGTTATTTTAAACAAAGAAATATTAAATATATAGATTATAAGGATCCTACATTTTTAATTAAATTCCTGAATGCACAAGGGAAAATATTGCCACGTCGTATTACAGGGACATTACAAAAAAATCAAAACAAATTAAATGCGGCTATCAAGAGATGTAGGCAAATTGGACTTTTGCCTTTTGTTACAGATGATTTAAGATAA